A single window of Pectobacterium parmentieri DNA harbors:
- a CDS encoding CmpA/NrtA family ABC transporter substrate-binding protein: MSDSKTKSMTVSRRQFLLGSAALGGSLMLPGLMSSAWAAGSDAPEKKEIRVGFIPLTDCASVVMAAVKGFDKKYGITIVPSKEASWAAVRDKLVSGELDAAHILYGQLYGLQMGLSGSQSNMAALMTLNQNGQGITLANQLRAANVTDLAALQKYVAASPAGTYTFAQTFPTGTHAMWLYYWLASAGIHPLNDVRTVVVPPPQMVMNMKIGNMVGYCVGEPWNQRAISEKIGFTAATSQDIWPDHPEKVLGTRADWVNGNPNSARALTAAILDASRWIDASDDNRRETAGVIAGRAYINAKEETIVGRMLGQYENGLGKSWKDEHAMRFYHDGSVNYPYLSDGMWFLTQHKRWGLLTEDPDYLAVAKQVNRVDIYKQAAEAVGNVSLPGSDMRSSVLIDGRRWDGSDPAGYANSFSVKK; encoded by the coding sequence ATGAGTGATTCCAAAACCAAAAGCATGACCGTCTCTCGCCGCCAATTTCTGTTGGGGAGCGCCGCACTGGGAGGCAGCCTGATGCTGCCAGGATTAATGAGTAGCGCCTGGGCTGCGGGTTCCGATGCGCCGGAGAAAAAGGAAATTCGGGTTGGGTTCATTCCGTTAACGGACTGCGCCTCGGTCGTGATGGCGGCAGTGAAAGGTTTCGATAAGAAATACGGTATCACTATCGTTCCCAGCAAAGAAGCCAGTTGGGCAGCGGTACGCGACAAGCTGGTATCGGGCGAATTGGATGCTGCGCACATTCTGTATGGTCAACTGTACGGCCTGCAAATGGGGCTATCCGGGTCGCAGAGCAACATGGCGGCACTGATGACGCTCAACCAGAACGGACAAGGGATTACGCTGGCGAACCAACTGCGCGCAGCCAACGTCACCGATCTTGCTGCACTGCAAAAGTATGTTGCTGCCAGCCCGGCGGGCACCTACACCTTCGCGCAAACCTTCCCGACCGGCACGCACGCGATGTGGCTCTACTACTGGCTGGCATCCGCCGGAATTCATCCGTTGAACGATGTGCGCACCGTAGTGGTGCCGCCGCCGCAGATGGTGATGAACATGAAGATTGGCAACATGGTCGGCTATTGCGTCGGCGAACCGTGGAACCAGCGTGCCATCAGCGAAAAAATCGGCTTTACCGCCGCCACCTCGCAAGACATTTGGCCGGATCACCCGGAAAAAGTGCTGGGTACCCGTGCCGACTGGGTAAACGGCAACCCGAATAGTGCTCGTGCGCTGACCGCCGCAATTCTTGATGCCTCGCGCTGGATTGATGCTTCTGACGACAACCGCCGTGAGACAGCCGGTGTGATCGCCGGACGCGCCTACATCAATGCCAAAGAAGAAACCATCGTTGGGCGCATGCTGGGTCAGTACGAAAACGGATTAGGCAAAAGCTGGAAAGACGAACACGCGATGCGTTTCTACCACGATGGTTCGGTGAACTACCCGTATCTGTCCGATGGGATGTGGTTCCTCACCCAGCATAAACGCTGGGGCTTGCTCACCGAAGATCCGGACTACCTGGCCGTCGCGAAGCAGGTTAACCGTGTTGATATCTACAAACAGGCGGCCGAAGCCGTGGGAAATGTGTCGTTGCCCGGTAGCGATATGCGCAGCAGCGTGCTCATCGATGGTCGTCGCTGGGATGGTAGCGATCCGGCGGGTTATGCCAACAGTTTTAGCGTGAAGAAATAA
- the cydX gene encoding cytochrome bd-I oxidase subunit CydX: MWYFAWILGTLLACAFALVTALAVENHEAGKDA, translated from the coding sequence ATGTGGTATTTCGCCTGGATACTCGGCACGCTGCTGGCCTGCGCGTTCGCACTGGTCACCGCATTAGCCGTAGAGAATCATGAAGCGGGGAAAGACGCGTAG
- the ntrB gene encoding nitrate ABC transporter permease: MKNQAQVIPITADNAPKTVHSAEITPLPTKPVTPEKASATPVFAYRPLLRKLFQQLFPAVLGLGLLVAVWQIAALNSENFPTPWTTWLAALSLFADPFYIAGPNDQGIGWNVLASLQRVGIGFGLAALVGIPAGFLIGRFTFLANMLNPIISLLRPVSPLAWLPIGLLLFQRAEPASSWTIFICSIWPMILNTAEGVRRIPQDYLNVARVLKLSEFTIMHKILLPAVLPNVLTGVRLSIGVAWLVIVAAEMLTGGVGIGFWIWNEWNNLNVENIIIAIVVIGVIGLLLEQGLVWIANRFSYDNR; encoded by the coding sequence ATGAAAAACCAGGCCCAGGTCATTCCAATTACCGCGGATAACGCCCCTAAAACCGTACACAGCGCCGAAATTACGCCGCTGCCAACCAAACCAGTGACGCCTGAGAAAGCGTCAGCGACTCCCGTTTTCGCCTACCGCCCGCTGCTGCGTAAGCTGTTTCAACAGCTTTTCCCGGCGGTACTGGGGCTGGGGCTGTTGGTTGCCGTCTGGCAGATTGCTGCGCTCAACAGCGAGAACTTCCCGACGCCGTGGACGACCTGGCTTGCGGCGCTCAGCCTCTTCGCCGATCCGTTTTACATCGCAGGGCCGAACGATCAGGGCATCGGTTGGAACGTATTAGCCTCGCTGCAACGCGTGGGTATCGGTTTCGGATTGGCGGCGCTGGTGGGTATTCCCGCTGGCTTCCTGATTGGCCGTTTTACCTTTCTGGCCAACATGCTCAACCCGATCATTTCGCTGCTGCGTCCGGTTAGCCCGCTGGCGTGGTTGCCGATTGGCCTGCTGTTGTTCCAGCGTGCGGAACCGGCATCCAGTTGGACCATTTTTATCTGCTCCATCTGGCCGATGATCCTCAATACTGCCGAAGGCGTGCGACGTATCCCACAGGATTATCTGAACGTAGCGCGCGTCCTGAAGCTCTCCGAATTCACCATCATGCACAAAATTCTGTTGCCTGCGGTGCTGCCTAACGTGTTAACGGGCGTGCGCCTGTCGATTGGCGTCGCTTGGCTGGTGATTGTAGCGGCAGAAATGCTGACTGGCGGTGTGGGCATCGGCTTCTGGATTTGGAACGAATGGAACAACCTGAATGTAGAAAACATCATCATCGCCATCGTGGTCATTGGCGTTATTGGTCTGCTGCTTGAGCAGGGACTGGTGTGGATTGCTAACCGTTTCAGCTATGACAACCGCTAA
- a CDS encoding ABC transporter ATP-binding protein, whose protein sequence is MRTTPIIQVQKVSQRFNTASGEFLALDQVSFDIHTGETISLIGHSGCGKSTLLNLIAGLTLPSSGGLLCDNREIDGPGPERGVVFQNHSLLPWLTTYENVALAVRQVFRGQMNKHEMHEWIAHNLELVHMGHALNKRPNEISGGMKQRVGIARALAMKPKVLLMDEPFGALDALTRAHLQDAVMEIQQRLQTTIVLITHDVDEAVLLSDRVLMMTNGPAATVGEIMTVELERPRSRVALADDPRYHHYRQQVLHFLYEKQPKAA, encoded by the coding sequence ATGCGTACAACACCGATTATTCAAGTGCAAAAGGTGAGCCAGCGTTTCAATACCGCTAGCGGTGAATTTCTGGCGCTGGATCAGGTGAGTTTTGATATTCACACCGGAGAGACGATCAGCCTGATAGGTCACTCCGGATGCGGCAAATCTACGTTATTGAACCTGATTGCCGGTCTGACGCTGCCGAGCAGCGGCGGCCTACTGTGCGACAACCGCGAAATCGACGGACCGGGACCGGAGCGCGGCGTGGTTTTTCAGAACCATTCTCTGCTGCCGTGGTTGACCACCTACGAAAACGTCGCGCTAGCGGTACGGCAGGTGTTTCGTGGGCAGATGAACAAGCATGAGATGCACGAATGGATTGCCCACAATCTGGAGCTGGTACACATGGGGCATGCGTTGAACAAGCGGCCGAATGAGATTTCCGGCGGGATGAAGCAGCGTGTGGGTATCGCCCGCGCGCTGGCCATGAAGCCGAAAGTGCTGCTGATGGATGAACCGTTTGGCGCGTTGGATGCGCTGACCCGTGCGCATCTTCAGGATGCGGTGATGGAGATTCAGCAGCGTTTGCAGACCACGATTGTACTGATTACGCACGACGTAGACGAAGCGGTGCTGCTGTCGGATCGCGTGCTGATGATGACCAACGGCCCGGCGGCGACGGTGGGTGAGATTATGACGGTCGAACTGGAACGTCCACGTTCACGCGTTGCGCTGGCCGACGACCCTCGCTACCACCACTACCGTCAGCAGGTGCTGCATTTCCTCTATGAAAAACAGCCTAAAGCAGCCTGA
- a CDS encoding tail fiber assembly protein, with translation MSNYSTQIKNAELNEHGLAINAGWITVYHVNPATREYQSASYEYVMQGVGLPADSYADEPQLPPVGHALRRSANGTSWEQVPDYRGQTVYSTETRQSQAVMQFGELPENMTFLAPATEFDQWDGTTWVTNVEAQQLAATKNLQQELAARRATANSRITELSYAVDLAIATDEEQEQLTQWKIYLVALSRIDLTAVSVVWPEAPSV, from the coding sequence ATGAGCAACTATTCAACACAAATTAAAAACGCAGAACTGAACGAACACGGCTTAGCCATCAACGCAGGCTGGATCACGGTTTATCACGTTAATCCGGCTACGCGTGAATATCAGAGCGCCAGCTATGAATATGTGATGCAGGGTGTTGGTCTTCCTGCCGATAGCTATGCCGATGAACCGCAATTGCCGCCGGTTGGACACGCTCTGCGCCGTTCCGCTAATGGCACATCGTGGGAACAGGTGCCGGACTATCGAGGCCAGACAGTTTACAGCACGGAAACCCGCCAGTCGCAGGCGGTGATGCAATTCGGTGAATTGCCTGAAAACATGACGTTTCTGGCTCCTGCAACCGAATTTGATCAGTGGGATGGGACGACCTGGGTGACAAACGTCGAGGCACAACAGCTTGCCGCGACCAAAAACCTACAGCAGGAACTGGCGGCACGACGCGCGACAGCAAATAGCCGGATTACCGAATTGAGCTACGCAGTGGACCTAGCCATTGCCACGGATGAAGAGCAAGAACAGCTCACCCAGTGGAAAATTTATCTGGTCGCGCTGAGCCGCATTGATCTCACCGCCGTATCTGTTGTGTGGCCAGAAGCGCCTTCCGTCTAA
- a CDS encoding anaerobic sulfatase maturase yields MKRPFHLMAKPTSYQCNLACDYCFYLEKEQGTLKATQSKRHMDDDILRQYVRQYIEANPAGKIEFTWQGGEPTMAGIDFYRRALAYQRQYAQGKVIRNSMQTNGVLLDEEWAAFLAENQFLIGLSIDGPKWLHDRYRVTHSGKSVFDRVINAVAVLKQHQVDFNLLTVVNNETAQAPLEIYRFLTQELGAQHVQFIPAVEQRSVDSRYGELIHPQTLENTQVTPWSVSGEAYGHFMNTIFDYWVRHDVGRVFVQLFDNALAAWAGDKPSLCVMQSTCGTGLVVEMNGDIYSCDHFVYPAHRLGNLTSDRLDKLVNSKQQRQFGMQKANLSPECVRCEYRFACHGGCPKHRIHRVDKHWHNHLCAGYKAIFSHIDPYMRYMAQQLQRHQPPANVMNVAAFIAAEQA; encoded by the coding sequence ATGAAACGACCTTTTCACCTGATGGCAAAACCCACCAGCTATCAGTGTAATCTTGCCTGTGACTATTGCTTCTATCTTGAGAAAGAGCAGGGAACGCTGAAAGCCACACAATCGAAGCGGCACATGGACGATGACATCTTGCGCCAGTACGTGCGGCAGTACATTGAGGCAAACCCCGCTGGTAAAATTGAATTTACCTGGCAGGGCGGTGAGCCCACGATGGCTGGCATCGATTTCTACCGCCGCGCGTTGGCCTATCAGCGACAATATGCGCAGGGAAAGGTCATCCGCAACAGCATGCAAACCAACGGTGTATTGCTTGATGAGGAGTGGGCTGCGTTTCTAGCAGAGAATCAGTTTCTGATTGGACTGTCGATAGACGGGCCAAAGTGGTTACACGATCGCTACCGTGTCACACACAGTGGAAAATCGGTTTTTGATCGGGTAATCAATGCGGTGGCGGTGCTGAAACAACACCAGGTTGATTTCAATCTGTTAACCGTCGTGAATAATGAAACGGCGCAGGCCCCGTTAGAGATCTATCGATTTCTGACGCAGGAACTGGGGGCGCAGCACGTTCAATTCATTCCCGCCGTTGAACAACGTTCAGTCGATAGCCGCTATGGTGAGCTAATTCATCCACAGACGTTGGAGAACACGCAGGTGACGCCGTGGTCAGTCAGTGGTGAAGCGTACGGCCATTTCATGAACACCATTTTTGATTACTGGGTGCGCCACGATGTTGGGCGGGTATTTGTACAACTGTTCGATAATGCATTGGCCGCATGGGCGGGAGACAAGCCTAGCCTCTGCGTCATGCAGTCGACCTGTGGCACAGGGCTGGTGGTTGAGATGAATGGTGACATTTACAGTTGCGATCATTTTGTTTACCCGGCGCATCGGCTGGGTAACCTGACCTCTGACCGTTTGGATAAGTTGGTTAATAGCAAGCAGCAACGCCAGTTTGGCATGCAGAAAGCCAACCTATCGCCAGAATGCGTGCGTTGCGAATACCGTTTTGCTTGCCACGGGGGTTGCCCAAAGCATCGTATTCATCGTGTTGACAAGCATTGGCATAACCATCTTTGTGCAGGCTATAAGGCCATTTTTTCCCATATCGATCCCTACATGCGTTATATGGCGCAGCAGTTGCAGCGGCATCAGCCACCCGCCAATGTGATGAATGTGGCGGCCTTTATTGCGGCGGAGCAGGCATAG
- a CDS encoding phage tail protein, with protein MANLSEQESWIDGIYQLETSDPVVAGPGGISNRQAEQLASRTAYLKKMQETTGDNLQKHLAASDPHSQYAPKNSPALTGTPTAPTTAQTANNTQIATTAFVKSAIAALVNGSPAALDTLQELAKALGNDPSFSTTVLSAIAEVKTDATNRLNAHASILDAHPQYAPKASPAFTGKPTAPTAAPGANDTQLATTAFVKAAVTALVNGSPAALDTLQELANALGNDPNFSTTVLNALAGKLAKDQNGADIPDKASFLSSLKYRGRLANGETFAACNKNGIYLVAISDGLSVTDMPTNIRGDILYSYGFLFVEEISGVISQTYLPHRGPIATRQNWDGVSYSLGWNVMLDGIDNKPTATDIGALPITGGVLSGGIRLKGGNLDLPINDAVVGVLPGDSYRQMLSLASDDTVVVGNPISSMVINTKDNLYIRTDWGPWHPAYHAGNLTPTTIGAMSISELAGIPLPFPGAVAPAGWLKCNGQAFDKSLYPILASLYPSGVLPDLRGEFVRGWDDGRGADAGRALLSAQGDAIRNIVGTIGQLNDRVNTTETAGVFDANKYTGAHAGLAGGNGGRIVTFDASKIVPTANENRPRNIAFNYIVRAA; from the coding sequence ATGGCGAATTTATCTGAACAAGAAAGCTGGATTGATGGGATTTATCAGCTTGAAACATCGGACCCGGTTGTCGCGGGCCCAGGGGGAATTTCCAACCGTCAGGCTGAGCAGTTGGCCAGCCGCACGGCTTACCTGAAAAAAATGCAGGAAACGACGGGCGATAATTTGCAAAAGCATCTCGCGGCCAGCGATCCGCATTCGCAATACGCCCCCAAAAATAGCCCAGCGCTAACGGGAACGCCCACCGCGCCAACCACAGCGCAAACGGCAAATAACACACAGATTGCCACTACGGCCTTTGTGAAATCGGCCATTGCTGCATTGGTTAATGGTTCTCCAGCAGCATTGGATACGCTGCAAGAGCTGGCTAAAGCGTTGGGCAATGATCCAAGCTTCAGCACAACGGTGCTAAGTGCAATTGCGGAGGTGAAAACAGACGCGACCAATAGGCTGAATGCTCATGCTTCCATCCTCGATGCGCACCCTCAATATGCCCCAAAAGCGAGTCCAGCATTCACAGGAAAGCCAACCGCCCCGACAGCAGCACCCGGTGCGAATGACACACAACTGGCAACCACAGCCTTTGTGAAAGCGGCAGTGACGGCGTTGGTCAATGGTTCACCTGCGGCGCTCGATACGCTGCAAGAACTAGCGAATGCGTTGGGAAATGATCCAAACTTCAGCACAACCGTACTGAATGCACTGGCTGGGAAGCTGGCAAAAGACCAGAACGGGGCGGATATTCCAGATAAAGCGAGTTTTCTGTCAAGTCTCAAGTACCGTGGCAGATTAGCCAATGGTGAAACATTCGCGGCGTGTAACAAGAATGGTATTTATCTGGTAGCGATTAGTGACGGACTCTCAGTTACAGATATGCCCACAAATATTCGGGGAGATATTCTGTATTCATATGGTTTTTTATTTGTTGAAGAAATCTCGGGGGTCATTAGTCAGACATATTTACCTCATAGGGGACCTATCGCAACGCGTCAAAACTGGGATGGCGTTAGCTACTCTCTGGGCTGGAACGTAATGCTGGATGGGATAGACAACAAACCAACTGCAACGGACATTGGCGCGCTTCCAATCACAGGAGGCGTGCTATCGGGAGGGATTAGATTAAAAGGGGGGAATTTAGATCTCCCAATTAATGATGCTGTTGTTGGAGTATTGCCCGGAGATAGCTACAGACAGATGTTGTCATTAGCAAGTGATGATACGGTTGTCGTTGGTAACCCTATTAGTTCAATGGTTATTAATACCAAAGACAATCTATATATTCGCACTGACTGGGGCCCATGGCATCCCGCATATCACGCAGGGAACTTAACCCCTACCACGATTGGCGCTATGTCAATAAGCGAACTGGCTGGCATCCCACTTCCGTTCCCCGGCGCTGTCGCCCCCGCAGGCTGGTTGAAATGCAATGGCCAGGCATTTGATAAATCACTGTATCCGATTTTGGCATCCCTCTACCCATCCGGTGTATTACCAGACCTGCGCGGCGAATTCGTGCGCGGCTGGGATGATGGGCGCGGCGCTGATGCCGGGCGTGCGTTGTTGTCAGCACAAGGAGATGCAATTAGGAATATTGTTGGGACAATCGGTCAGCTAAACGACCGCGTTAACACAACAGAAACAGCCGGAGTTTTTGATGCTAATAAATACACTGGGGCGCATGCAGGATTGGCTGGCGGAAACGGAGGCAGAATTGTCACATTTGATGCGTCAAAAATCGTCCCAACAGCAAACGAAAACCGTCCCCGCAATATCGCCTTTAACTACATCGTGAGAGCAGCATAA
- the cydB gene encoding cytochrome d ubiquinol oxidase subunit II, translated as MLDYETLRLIWWGLIGLLFIGFAITDGFDMGVGILLRLLGKSDTERRVMINVIAPHWDGNQVWLITAAGALFAAWPMVYAAAFSGFYFAMILVLAALFFRPVGFDYRSKLENRRWRNMWDWGIFIGSVVPTLVFGIALGNLLQGVPLSVDMYLRLTYHGGFFGLLNPFGLLAGLVSVAMIVTHGAIYLQMRTTDALQRRAQKTVLIASTLMSLTFLLAGAWVLTGIDGYVIISALDKAAPSNPLKKEVVQQAGAWLTNFTAYPVLWTIPVLGVVLPWFTSLFSRMNRCGWGFLTSSLTVVCVILTAGITLFPFVMPSSFDPNVSLTLWDATSSQLTLQVMTILACIFVPTILIYTSWCYYKMFGRIDARYIEENKHSVY; from the coding sequence ATGCTGGATTATGAAACATTACGTCTGATTTGGTGGGGGTTGATTGGCCTGCTGTTCATTGGTTTCGCTATCACTGATGGCTTTGATATGGGCGTGGGCATTCTGCTGCGTCTGTTGGGAAAGAGCGACACCGAACGGCGGGTGATGATTAATGTGATTGCCCCGCACTGGGACGGTAATCAGGTCTGGCTGATCACTGCGGCGGGCGCGCTGTTTGCCGCCTGGCCGATGGTTTACGCCGCTGCTTTTTCCGGGTTTTATTTCGCAATGATTTTGGTGCTGGCGGCTCTTTTTTTCCGCCCGGTTGGCTTTGATTACCGCTCCAAGCTGGAAAACCGCCGCTGGCGTAATATGTGGGACTGGGGCATTTTCATCGGCAGCGTCGTCCCCACGCTGGTGTTTGGCATCGCACTCGGGAATCTGTTGCAGGGCGTGCCGCTGAGCGTCGATATGTATTTGCGCCTCACTTACCACGGCGGATTCTTTGGCCTGTTGAATCCGTTCGGGTTGCTAGCGGGATTAGTGAGTGTCGCCATGATCGTCACCCACGGCGCGATTTACCTGCAAATGCGCACCACCGATGCACTTCAGCGTCGCGCGCAAAAAACCGTACTGATCGCCAGCACACTGATGAGCCTGACCTTCTTACTGGCCGGCGCCTGGGTATTAACCGGCATCGACGGCTACGTGATTATTTCCGCGCTGGATAAAGCGGCACCGTCCAATCCGTTGAAAAAAGAAGTGGTCCAACAGGCCGGAGCCTGGTTAACCAACTTTACTGCGTACCCCGTGCTATGGACGATCCCTGTATTGGGTGTGGTTTTGCCGTGGTTCACGAGTCTCTTCTCACGCATGAATCGCTGCGGTTGGGGCTTTCTGACGTCGTCACTGACCGTTGTCTGCGTGATTCTGACAGCCGGGATTACGCTGTTCCCATTTGTGATGCCTTCCAGCTTTGATCCCAACGTCAGCCTGACCCTCTGGGATGCCACCTCCAGCCAACTTACGCTTCAGGTGATGACGATTTTGGCCTGCATTTTTGTCCCCACCATCCTGATTTATACCAGTTGGTGTTATTACAAAATGTTTGGCCGGATCGACGCACGCTACATCGAAGAAAATAAGCATTCCGTTTACTAA
- the cydA gene encoding cytochrome ubiquinol oxidase subunit I, which yields MFDVVELSRLQFALTAMYHFLFVPLTLGLSFLLAIMNTTYVLTGKQIYKDMTKFWGKLFAINFALGVATGLTLEFQFGTNWSYYSHYVGDIFGAPLAMEGLMAFFLESTLVGLFFFGWDRLTKVQHMLVTWFVALGSNFSALWILVANGWMQNPIAAEFNYETMRMEMLSFAELVLNPVAQVKFVHTVAAGYTAGAMFVLGISSYYLLRGRDIAFAKRSFAIAASFGLASVLSVIVLGDESGYVMGDVQKTKLAAIEAEWETQPAPAAFTLFSIPNQETMQNDYAVHIPYLLGLIATRSLDKPVVGIKDLMAQHEIRIRNGMAAYDLLEELRSGNSDPTVRARFEAAKHDLGYGMLLKRYTDDVANASENQIQQATKDSIPRVAPLYIAFRLMVGCGVLMLAIFALSFWSVIRGHMGQRKWLHRVALYGIPLPWIAIESGWFIAEYGRQPWAVAEVLPTAIANSSLEAHDILLSMGLICGLYTLFLVAELYLMFKFARLGPSSLKTGRYHFEQPTTPPRAAPAKP from the coding sequence ATGTTTGATGTCGTCGAGCTGTCGCGGCTGCAATTTGCCCTGACTGCCATGTACCACTTTCTTTTCGTCCCGCTGACGCTGGGATTGTCTTTCCTGCTGGCCATTATGAACACCACATACGTGTTAACCGGCAAGCAAATCTACAAAGATATGACCAAATTCTGGGGCAAGCTGTTCGCTATCAATTTTGCACTGGGTGTGGCAACCGGCCTGACGCTGGAATTCCAGTTCGGTACTAACTGGTCTTACTATTCTCACTATGTGGGCGATATTTTTGGCGCGCCGCTGGCGATGGAAGGGCTGATGGCGTTCTTCCTGGAATCCACGCTGGTTGGTCTGTTCTTTTTCGGCTGGGATCGCCTGACCAAAGTCCAGCATATGCTGGTGACCTGGTTCGTTGCGCTGGGCTCCAACTTCTCCGCCCTGTGGATTTTGGTCGCCAACGGCTGGATGCAAAATCCGATTGCCGCCGAATTCAATTACGAAACCATGCGTATGGAAATGTTGAGCTTCGCCGAACTGGTGCTGAACCCCGTCGCACAAGTGAAATTCGTACATACCGTGGCAGCAGGCTACACCGCCGGTGCAATGTTCGTGCTGGGTATCAGTTCTTACTATTTGTTGAGGGGCAGAGATATCGCGTTTGCCAAGCGTTCGTTCGCCATTGCCGCTAGTTTCGGTTTGGCCTCGGTGCTGTCCGTCATCGTACTGGGTGATGAATCCGGTTATGTGATGGGCGATGTGCAAAAAACCAAGCTGGCAGCGATCGAAGCCGAGTGGGAAACGCAGCCCGCACCTGCCGCTTTCACGCTGTTCTCTATTCCTAATCAGGAGACGATGCAGAACGATTACGCCGTCCATATTCCTTACCTGTTGGGGTTGATTGCCACCCGTTCGCTCGACAAACCCGTCGTCGGTATTAAAGACTTGATGGCGCAGCATGAGATACGTATTCGTAACGGTATGGCAGCCTATGACCTGCTGGAGGAACTGCGCTCAGGCAACAGCGATCCCACCGTTCGCGCACGTTTTGAAGCTGCCAAGCACGATCTTGGCTACGGCATGCTGCTTAAGCGCTATACCGATGACGTTGCCAACGCCAGTGAAAATCAGATTCAGCAGGCAACAAAGGATTCGATTCCTCGCGTCGCACCGCTGTATATCGCGTTTCGCCTGATGGTGGGTTGTGGCGTGCTGATGCTCGCTATTTTTGCCCTGTCGTTCTGGAGCGTGATTCGCGGCCACATGGGGCAACGTAAATGGCTGCACCGCGTGGCGCTGTACGGAATTCCCCTGCCCTGGATCGCCATTGAATCCGGCTGGTTTATCGCTGAATACGGTCGTCAACCCTGGGCCGTCGCCGAAGTTCTGCCTACCGCTATCGCCAATTCGTCTCTGGAAGCACACGATATTCTGCTGTCGATGGGGCTGATTTGTGGGCTGTATACGCTATTTCTGGTCGCGGAACTGTATCTGATGTTCAAATTTGCTCGACTGGGGCCAAGTAGCCTGAAAACCGGCCGCTACCACTTTGAACAGCCGACAACACCGCCACGCGCCGCACCTGCGAAACCTTAA
- a CDS encoding nitrate regulatory protein → MVAEPSTTIRFLLASRQCELNSLRYLLQSGELVGKISQLVHLLQRERGTANLFLCSDGRFFADELVLREKDVRAAQAHLMAHLTGLEKMTAELSQASRLFSRVASVVYALSLLPALRQQIRQRLLPQPQAMTFFNDIIRNLLALVFEVSDTAADPGISRALIAMFSFMQGKELAGQERAVGAAAYARGRVDEDTRQKLLDLIERQERCFDTFLNFSDEESQQRWCTIAVDSEFERLRRIVCTRSPIEKLSEADSLHWFSIATRRIDEMKQMEDELENTLMQRCRTRIAAAEKACSDQQADFEALMAQQESDDSGYSIFIAGHDVEGQNAQPGWLHSDGVSPQLGRSLLSLVQQQSRRLQEQDHELAALRATLNERKQIDRAKGLLMQHRGLSEEEAYKTLRRMAMSQNKKLIEIATAMLAVADVFEDTP, encoded by the coding sequence ATGGTAGCGGAGCCTTCAACAACAATTCGATTTTTACTTGCCTCGCGCCAGTGTGAGCTAAACAGTCTGCGCTACCTGCTGCAAAGCGGTGAGCTGGTAGGGAAAATCAGCCAGCTTGTGCATCTATTGCAGCGTGAGCGAGGAACGGCCAACCTGTTTCTTTGCTCCGATGGACGGTTCTTCGCCGACGAGCTGGTGCTACGTGAAAAAGACGTGCGGGCAGCGCAGGCGCATTTGATGGCGCATCTGACCGGGTTGGAAAAAATGACGGCGGAATTGTCGCAGGCGAGTCGCCTATTCAGCCGTGTTGCCAGCGTGGTTTATGCGCTGAGTCTGCTGCCCGCATTGCGCCAGCAGATTCGCCAGCGTTTGCTGCCCCAGCCGCAAGCGATGACGTTTTTCAACGACATTATCCGTAACCTATTGGCGCTGGTTTTTGAGGTGTCGGACACGGCGGCCGATCCGGGGATTTCCCGTGCGTTGATTGCCATGTTTAGCTTTATGCAGGGTAAAGAACTGGCGGGGCAGGAGCGTGCTGTCGGTGCGGCGGCCTATGCGAGGGGTAGAGTCGATGAAGATACCCGGCAAAAGCTGCTGGATTTAATTGAACGGCAGGAGCGCTGTTTTGATACCTTCCTGAATTTTAGTGACGAAGAAAGCCAGCAGCGCTGGTGCACCATCGCGGTGGACAGCGAGTTTGAACGTCTGCGCCGCATTGTGTGTACTCGCAGCCCGATAGAAAAACTATCGGAAGCGGATAGCCTGCACTGGTTTTCGATTGCCACGCGACGCATCGATGAAATGAAGCAGATGGAAGATGAGCTGGAAAACACGCTGATGCAGCGTTGCCGTACTCGTATTGCGGCGGCGGAGAAGGCGTGCAGCGATCAGCAGGCGGATTTTGAAGCGTTGATGGCACAGCAGGAAAGCGATGATTCAGGTTATTCGATATTTATTGCAGGGCATGACGTGGAAGGGCAAAACGCGCAGCCTGGCTGGCTACATAGCGATGGCGTCAGCCCACAGTTGGGGCGATCGCTGCTGTCGCTGGTGCAGCAACAGTCGCGGCGCTTGCAGGAGCAGGATCACGAATTGGCCGCGCTGCGTGCCACGTTGAATGAAAGAAAACAGATCGATCGTGCGAAGGGCTTGCTGATGCAACACCGTGGATTAAGCGAAGAAGAGGCTTACAAAACCCTGCGCCGCATGGCGATGAGCCAGAATAAAAAACTGATTGAAATCGCCACAGCGATGCTCGCGGTGGCAGATGTATTCGAGGATACCCCTTAA